Genomic window (Acidimicrobiia bacterium):
CCGCACACCGCGAGGCCTACCGGCGCAGAGTCGCCGCCGAAGCCGGTCTCCGGGCCGAGATGGAACGACTCGGGGTGGTCATCATCACCAGCGTCCCCGACGACAACAGCCTGTGGATCTGCGACCTGTGCAACAGCCGGATCCCCGTCGACGGTGACTACACCCTCATCCCACTGCTCGGCAGCCACGCCCTCTGCACTCCGTGTGCCACCACCATCCCCTACTGGCCCGACGGATGGACCCAACCCACCCCGCGAGCCTGCCGGTGTGGTGCCTGCCAAGCCCCACTCCTGCGCACCCTCATCACCGAACCCAACCATCGACACCGGACGGCACGGCAACGGGGCATCGAACGATGACCCACCCGGCAGCGAACAGTCCTGACGGTGAGAAGGTCCTCACCATCGTCACCGGCGCCCTGGTGGCCGCCTGCCTGATGGTGTGGGCCGCCGGCCAGGTCGCCGCCCGCCTCTGGACCGGCACCTGGCCGCAAGTTCCCCTCTCCGAGAGCCCACTGATCCTCTGGAAACTCGTCGCCAGTCCGGCCATTCCTAGCGAAGCTTGGCCACCTGCGGCTGCACACGTTCTCCCGGGGCCCCTCCCCTACTACGGCACGCTCATCTTCCTCGTGGCGGTTCTGATTGCCGTCGGTGCGATCGGCTACCGCTGGCACGACCGGCATCGGAACTCGTCAGATGGCGAGTCAGCCCGATGGGCCAAACCCCGAGACCTCAAACCCCTCCTCGTCCGCCGCCCCCACCCGGGACGTCTCACACTCGGCACCGTCCAGCGAAGACTCATCGCCACCGAAGCCCAACACTCCGTCGCCGTCATCGGCCCGGCCGGCACCGGAAAGACCACCGGATTCGCCATCCCCGCCCTCCTCGAATGGGACGGACCCGTCATCGCCACCTCCGTCAAAGGCGACCTCCTCGAACACACCATCAACCACCGCCGCACGATCGGCGACACCTACGTCTTCGACCCCGTCGGCTCCACCGCCGAACCCTCCGCCGGATGGTCACCACTGCACAGCGCATCAGACTGGCAGGGGGCTCTCCGTATGGCCGCCTGGCTCGCCTCCACCGCCCGAGCAGGAGAACGAGGCGGACTCCAAGACTCCGACTTCTGGTACGCCGTCGCCCAAAAACTCCTTGCCCCGCTCCTGTTTGCCGCCGCCCAATCCGGAGCGGCCATGACCGACGTCATGCGTTGGGTCGACCTTCAAGACGAAGAAGAACCCCTCCGCGCCCTCCAACAAGCCCAGGAGCTCGATGCTATCCAAGCGTTCGCCGCTTCCATCGGTCGAGAAGACCGCACCCGCTCCTCGGCGTACACAACCGCCGAAACCGTTCTCGCCGCCTTCGCCGACCCCGGCGTGCTCGCGACCACCACCCGCCAGCCAGCCATCGACCCCGACCGGCTCCTCGACGGCGGCAACCACACCCTCTACATCTGCGGACCCCTCCACGAGCAAGCCCGACTCCGCCCCCTCTTCACCGCACTCATCGAACAGACCGTCGCCCGCATCTACGACCGGGCCAACCGACCAGCCGACCGGCCCACCAAGCCACTCCTTCTTGTGATCGACGAAGCCGCCAACATCGCCCCCCTCCCCGACCTCGCCCAAATCGCCTCCACCGCCCGCGGCGTTGGCATCCAACTAGTCACGGTCTGGCAGGACTTCGCCCAGATCCAGGCCCGCTACGGCACCTTCGCCCAGACCGTCATCAACAACCACCGCGCCAAAGTCGTCCTCGCCGGCGTATCCGACACGCCCACCCTCGACTACTTCAGCCGCCTCATCGGCGACGAGGCCGCAGTCGAAGAGACCCGAAGCCGCAGCCCCGACGGACGAGAAAGCATCACCAAGTCGGTCCGCCACCGACCCCTCGCCCCCGCGTCCGAACTCCGACGTGCAGACACCGGAACCGGAGTCCTCGTCTACGGCAACTTCCACCCCGTGCGAGTCAGGCTCAGGCCGTGGTACGAGGATCGAGCGCTGCGGTCACAAGCATTCTCATAGCGGGATGCACGGTCCGATGAACGACGGCTCGAGGCGTGCCACCGCGGCCCGCGAAATGGCATCGAGTAGTACCCCGTCCGGTACAAGTTCGGTAGAAGCCGGCCAGGAATCGTGGCCCAGCGACACTAAGGTTCGTTGCGATGGCACGTCACAGGCTCAAGCGTCGATCGTATGCGTAATACTGGCAGTTTCCTGATCGATCAGCCGGGGCCTATCCCCTGGCAGCTCCCCGAAGTAGGCCGCGGATCATTCCAAGCGTGCGACCTGTTCCTTGGCAAAGGCGCCCACCCGCTCGAAGTCGCCGTGGCCACCGCGCCCACCCGCCCCAATGTGAGCGATGTCCGTCAACTCTGGAAACGTCGCAAGGACAACCGCGCCGCTCCCCTGCTGCTGATCGTCCTCTATCAAGGGGCGCACGGGCTGCGAGCCGCGATGTGTGGGCCGACCGGTGACAACCCACCGGTCCAGGACGACCGGGATCCAGGCCAGGCAGAACGGATCGCGACGTCGGCCCTAGCCGAGCCAAACCGTAACGCTGCGATCCGGTTCCTGCACGAAGTCCTTCCCGAATCGGACT
Coding sequences:
- a CDS encoding type IV secretory system conjugative DNA transfer family protein codes for the protein MTHPAANSPDGEKVLTIVTGALVAACLMVWAAGQVAARLWTGTWPQVPLSESPLILWKLVASPAIPSEAWPPAAAHVLPGPLPYYGTLIFLVAVLIAVGAIGYRWHDRHRNSSDGESARWAKPRDLKPLLVRRPHPGRLTLGTVQRRLIATEAQHSVAVIGPAGTGKTTGFAIPALLEWDGPVIATSVKGDLLEHTINHRRTIGDTYVFDPVGSTAEPSAGWSPLHSASDWQGALRMAAWLASTARAGERGGLQDSDFWYAVAQKLLAPLLFAAAQSGAAMTDVMRWVDLQDEEEPLRALQQAQELDAIQAFAASIGREDRTRSSAYTTAETVLAAFADPGVLATTTRQPAIDPDRLLDGGNHTLYICGPLHEQARLRPLFTALIEQTVARIYDRANRPADRPTKPLLLVIDEAANIAPLPDLAQIASTARGVGIQLVTVWQDFAQIQARYGTFAQTVINNHRAKVVLAGVSDTPTLDYFSRLIGDEAAVEETRSRSPDGRESITKSVRHRPLAPASELRRADTGTGVLVYGNFHPVRVRLRPWYEDRALRSQAFS